One genomic region from Jilunia laotingensis encodes:
- a CDS encoding thiamine phosphate synthase: MKLIVVTTPTFFVEEDKIITALFEEGLDILHLRKPETPAMYSERLLTLIPEKFHRRIVTHEHFYLKEEFNLMGIHLNSRNPKEPHDYAGHVSCSCHSAEEVKNKKHFYDYVFMSPIYDSISKVNYYSTYTAEELRQAQKDKIIDCKVMALGGINEENIIEIKDFGFGGAVVLGDVWNKFDACADRDYLAVIEHFKKLKKLAD; the protein is encoded by the coding sequence ATGAAACTTATTGTAGTTACTACCCCCACCTTCTTCGTTGAAGAAGACAAAATAATAACTGCTCTGTTCGAGGAGGGATTGGACATTCTACATCTTAGAAAGCCGGAAACACCGGCTATGTATTCCGAACGTCTCCTAACCTTAATACCGGAAAAATTTCACCGGCGCATCGTAACGCACGAACACTTCTACCTGAAAGAGGAATTCAACCTGATGGGGATTCACCTGAACAGCCGAAACCCTAAAGAGCCGCATGATTACGCTGGTCATGTCAGTTGTTCGTGCCATTCGGCAGAAGAGGTAAAGAATAAAAAACACTTCTATGATTATGTCTTTATGAGTCCCATCTATGACAGCATTTCGAAAGTAAACTATTATTCCACCTATACAGCCGAAGAACTTCGCCAAGCGCAGAAAGATAAGATTATCGACTGCAAAGTGATGGCACTCGGTGGTATAAACGAAGAGAACATCATAGAAATCAAAGATTTCGGTTTTGGCGGGGCGGTAGTCCTTGGAGATGTCTGGAATAAGTTCGATGCTTGTGCAGACCGGGATTATCTGGCGGTAATCGAGCATTTCAAGAAATTAAAGAAACTGGCAGACTGA
- the ppdK gene encoding pyruvate, phosphate dikinase produces the protein MDKKRVYTFGNGQAEGKADMRNLLGGKGANLAEMNLIGVPVPPGFTITTEVCTEYYELGQDKVVALLKDEVEKAIANIEVLMKSKFGDVENPLLVSVRSGARASMPGMMDTILNLGLNDEVVEGLTRKTGNARFAWDSYRRFVQMYGDVVLGMKPVNKEDVDPFEAIIEDVKHAKGVKLDNELEVEDLKELVKRFKAAVKEQTGKDFPTCAYEQLWGAICAVFNSWMNERAILYRKMEGIPDEWGTAVSVQAMVFGNMGETSATGVCFSRDAATGEDLFNGEYLINAQGEDVVAGIRTPQQITKIGSQRWAKLANITEEVRASQYPSMEEAMPEIYKQLDALQTKLEDHYRDMQDMEFTVQEGKLWFLQTRNGKRTGAAMVKIAMDLLHQGMIDEKTALSRVEPNKLDELLHPVFDKTALAQAKVLTRGLPASPGAATGQIVFFADDAATWAAAGKKVVMVRIETSPEDLAGMAVAQGILTARGGMTSHAAVVARGMGKCCVSGAGALNIDYKARTVEVDGVLLHEGDYISLNGSTGVVYQGKVETKAAELSGDFAELMQIADKYTRLQVRTNADTPHDAKVARDFGAVGIGLCRTEHMFFEGEKIKAMREMILAEDAEGRRKALAKILPYQQADFKGIFKAMEGCPVTVRLLDPPLHEFVPHDQKGQQEMADAMGVSLQYIKQRVESLCEHNPMLGHRGCRLGNTYPEITQMQTRAILGAALELKKEGIETHPEIMVPLTGILYEFKQQEDVIRAEAEKLFEEVGDRIDFKVGTMIEIPRAALTADRIASSAEFFSFGTNDLTQMTFGYSRDDIASFLPVYLEKKILKVDPFQVLDQNGVGQLVRMATEKGRKVRPDLKCGICGEHGGEPSSVKFCHRVGLNYVSCSPFRVPIARLAAAQAAIEE, from the coding sequence ATGGACAAAAAAAGAGTTTATACCTTTGGTAACGGCCAGGCAGAAGGCAAGGCCGATATGAGAAACTTGTTAGGTGGTAAAGGTGCCAACCTTGCCGAAATGAACCTGATCGGGGTTCCGGTTCCTCCCGGATTTACAATTACAACAGAAGTTTGTACTGAATATTACGAATTAGGACAAGATAAAGTAGTTGCTCTCTTAAAAGATGAAGTAGAAAAAGCCATTGCAAATATTGAAGTGCTTATGAAATCGAAATTCGGCGACGTAGAAAATCCGTTGCTTGTTTCGGTTCGTTCAGGTGCGCGTGCTTCTATGCCTGGTATGATGGATACGATCCTCAATCTGGGCTTGAATGACGAAGTTGTAGAAGGCTTGACCCGTAAGACTGGAAATGCACGTTTTGCATGGGATTCCTACCGTCGTTTTGTACAGATGTACGGTGATGTTGTGTTAGGCATGAAACCGGTCAACAAAGAAGATGTAGATCCGTTTGAAGCTATCATCGAAGATGTTAAACATGCCAAAGGCGTGAAGCTGGATAATGAACTTGAAGTAGAAGATCTCAAGGAACTGGTGAAACGTTTCAAAGCTGCCGTTAAAGAACAAACAGGCAAAGATTTCCCGACTTGTGCTTACGAACAGCTTTGGGGTGCCATCTGTGCCGTATTCAATTCATGGATGAACGAACGTGCCATCCTTTATCGTAAGATGGAAGGAATTCCCGACGAATGGGGAACGGCCGTGAGCGTACAAGCGATGGTGTTCGGTAATATGGGAGAGACATCAGCAACTGGTGTTTGCTTTTCTCGCGATGCAGCTACCGGTGAAGACCTTTTCAATGGCGAATATCTGATCAATGCACAAGGAGAAGACGTTGTAGCAGGTATCCGTACTCCGCAGCAGATTACCAAAATCGGTTCTCAGAGATGGGCTAAATTGGCAAATATCACTGAAGAGGTCCGTGCATCTCAATATCCTTCCATGGAAGAGGCTATGCCTGAGATTTACAAACAATTGGATGCTCTCCAGACAAAACTGGAAGATCATTACCGCGATATGCAGGACATGGAATTCACCGTACAGGAAGGTAAGCTTTGGTTCCTCCAGACACGTAACGGAAAACGTACTGGTGCAGCAATGGTGAAGATCGCCATGGACTTGCTTCATCAGGGAATGATCGATGAGAAGACCGCTCTTTCACGTGTTGAACCTAATAAATTGGACGAACTTCTTCATCCTGTATTTGATAAGACCGCTTTGGCACAAGCCAAAGTTCTGACACGTGGTCTTCCTGCATCTCCGGGTGCCGCTACCGGTCAGATCGTTTTCTTTGCCGATGATGCCGCTACTTGGGCAGCTGCCGGTAAAAAAGTAGTAATGGTACGTATTGAAACTTCACCGGAAGACTTGGCAGGTATGGCTGTGGCACAAGGTATTCTTACCGCTCGTGGCGGTATGACCTCTCACGCTGCCGTTGTTGCCCGTGGTATGGGTAAGTGCTGTGTGTCCGGTGCTGGTGCGTTGAATATCGATTATAAGGCTCGTACAGTCGAAGTGGACGGTGTTCTTTTGCATGAAGGAGATTATATTTCATTGAATGGTAGTACAGGTGTGGTGTATCAGGGAAAAGTAGAGACGAAAGCTGCCGAATTGTCCGGTGACTTTGCCGAACTGATGCAAATTGCCGACAAATATACAAGATTGCAGGTGCGCACCAATGCTGATACCCCGCATGATGCTAAAGTAGCCCGTGATTTCGGAGCCGTTGGGATCGGTCTTTGCCGTACGGAACATATGTTCTTTGAAGGCGAAAAGATCAAGGCAATGCGTGAAATGATCTTGGCAGAAGATGCCGAAGGCCGTCGCAAAGCTTTGGCTAAGATCTTGCCTTATCAGCAAGCCGACTTCAAAGGTATATTCAAGGCTATGGAAGGCTGCCCCGTGACGGTTCGTCTGCTCGATCCTCCTTTGCATGAGTTCGTTCCTCACGATCAGAAAGGTCAGCAGGAAATGGCGGATGCCATGGGCGTTAGCTTGCAATACATCAAACAACGTGTAGAATCACTTTGCGAACATAATCCGATGTTGGGCCATCGTGGCTGCCGTTTGGGAAATACCTATCCCGAAATCACACAGATGCAGACTCGTGCCATCCTCGGTGCAGCTCTTGAGTTGAAGAAAGAGGGCATTGAAACTCATCCGGAGATAATGGTACCACTGACAGGTATTCTTTATGAGTTCAAGCAGCAAGAAGACGTAATCCGTGCCGAAGCAGAAAAATTGTTTGAAGAGGTAGGCGATCGTATTGATTTCAAAGTAGGTACAATGATTGAAATACCTCGCGCTGCGTTGACAGCCGACCGCATTGCTTCTTCTGCAGAGTTCTTCTCATTCGGAACCAATGACTTGACCCAGATGACGTTCGGTTATTCTCGTGATGACATTGCTTCCTTCCTTCCTGTATACTTGGAAAAGAAGATTCTGAAAGTAGACCCGTTCCAGGTTCTCGACCAGAATGGTGTAGGACAGTTGGTTCGTATGGCAACGGAAAAAGGACGTAAAGTTCGTCCGGACCTGAAATGCGGTATCTGTGGTGAACATGGTGGTGAACCGTCTTCAGTGAAATTCTGTCACCGCGTAGGTTTGAATTATGTGAGCTGTTCTCCGTTCCGTGTGCCCATTGCACGTTTGGCTGCCGCTCAAGCTGCGATAGAAGAATAA
- the thiH gene encoding 2-iminoacetate synthase ThiH, producing the protein MFSDELEKISWGNTTKAIYSKTDADVRRALGKEHCDVNDFMALISPAAAPYLEVMARLSQKYTMERFGKTISMFVPLYLTNSCTNSCVYCGFHISNPMKRTILTEEEMVNEYKAIKRLAPFENLLLVTGENPAAAGVPYIARALDLAKPYFSNLQIEVMPLKAEEYELLTHHGLNGVICFQETYNKANYNIYHPRGMKSKFEWRVNGFDRMGQAGVHRIGMGVLIGLEEWRTDVTMMAYHLRYLQKHYWKTKYSVNFPRMRPSENGGFQPNVVVNDRELAQLTFAMRIFDHDVDISYSTRESAEFRNHMATLGVTTMSAESKTEPGGYYSYPQTLEQFHVSDERKAVEVEHDLRRLGREPVWKDWDQSFDFN; encoded by the coding sequence ATGTTTTCAGACGAATTAGAAAAAATATCGTGGGGGAATACCACCAAAGCCATCTATTCGAAAACTGACGCTGACGTACGTCGGGCATTGGGAAAGGAGCATTGCGACGTAAACGACTTCATGGCACTTATCTCACCGGCTGCCGCCCCCTATCTGGAGGTCATGGCACGCCTCAGCCAAAAATATACCATGGAACGTTTCGGGAAAACAATTTCCATGTTCGTACCCCTTTACCTTACCAATTCATGTACCAACTCGTGCGTTTACTGCGGTTTCCACATCAGTAACCCGATGAAACGAACCATCCTGACCGAAGAGGAGATGGTGAATGAATACAAAGCTATCAAACGACTGGCTCCATTTGAGAATCTCCTTCTCGTAACGGGTGAGAACCCGGCTGCCGCAGGGGTTCCTTACATCGCCCGCGCACTGGATCTGGCAAAGCCGTATTTCAGCAATCTGCAAATAGAAGTAATGCCGCTCAAAGCCGAAGAATATGAACTACTGACCCATCACGGGCTTAACGGAGTAATCTGTTTCCAGGAGACATACAACAAGGCGAATTACAACATTTACCATCCGCGGGGAATGAAATCGAAATTCGAGTGGCGTGTCAACGGATTCGACCGTATGGGACAGGCAGGCGTTCATAGAATAGGAATGGGTGTACTGATCGGCTTGGAGGAATGGCGAACGGATGTGACGATGATGGCTTATCACCTCCGCTATCTGCAAAAGCACTACTGGAAGACAAAATACAGCGTCAACTTCCCACGTATGCGGCCTTCGGAAAACGGTGGGTTCCAGCCCAACGTAGTGGTAAACGACCGGGAACTGGCTCAATTGACATTTGCCATGCGCATCTTCGACCATGATGTAGACATCTCCTATTCCACCCGTGAGAGTGCAGAATTCCGCAATCACATGGCAACCCTGGGTGTGACTACCATGAGCGCAGAAAGCAAAACCGAACCGGGAGGTTACTACAGTTATCCGCAAACACTGGAACAATTTCATGTCAGCGATGAGCGCAAAGCTGTGGAGGTAGAACATGATTTGAGAAGGTTGGGACGCGAACCGGTATGGAAAGACTGGGATCAGTCTTTCGATTTTAATTGA
- a CDS encoding porin family protein, translated as MKKILVALFVIFASLSVNAQDLYMGGTFNLWRDYDANRTSFRVEPEIGYNLNKQWALGLNFTYAHEYNKGLKANSVAIAPYARYSFYENKIVRLFIDGGLGFATTRIKEVDDSVNGYEIGFKPGIALKLNTHFSLIAKCGFIGFRDDYVVGGDGLGINLRSEDLSFGFHYEF; from the coding sequence ATGAAGAAGATTTTAGTAGCTTTATTTGTTATTTTTGCATCTTTATCTGTTAATGCACAGGACCTTTATATGGGCGGTACATTTAATTTGTGGCGGGATTATGATGCCAATAGGACAAGTTTCAGAGTAGAACCTGAAATTGGATATAATTTGAATAAACAGTGGGCTTTGGGTTTGAATTTTACGTATGCTCATGAGTACAATAAGGGACTTAAAGCAAATAGTGTAGCTATTGCGCCTTACGCTCGCTATTCATTTTATGAGAATAAAATTGTCAGATTGTTTATTGACGGAGGTTTGGGCTTTGCTACCACACGCATCAAGGAAGTAGACGATTCGGTGAATGGTTATGAAATCGGGTTCAAGCCGGGTATTGCTTTGAAATTAAACACACATTTTTCTCTTATTGCAAAATGTGGCTTTATCGGTTTCAGAGATGATTATGTAGTAGGCGGAGACGGACTCGGTATCAACTTACGTAGTGAAGATCTGAGTTTTGGCTTTCATTATGAATTTTGA
- a CDS encoding four helix bundle protein: MKNGSVISDKSLDFALRIIKAYKFLINEKQEYVLSKQILRSGTAIGALIREGEFAESKKDFIHKLSIALKEANETEYWLVLLKESDYISEESFCSIHTDCVELIKLLVSIIKSSKNSES, from the coding sequence ATGAAAAACGGGAGTGTTATTTCTGATAAATCATTGGATTTTGCATTGAGAATTATTAAAGCTTATAAATTTTTGATCAATGAAAAACAAGAATATGTGTTGTCTAAGCAGATACTTAGAAGCGGGACGGCTATCGGAGCTTTAATCCGGGAAGGGGAATTTGCAGAAAGTAAAAAGGATTTCATTCACAAATTGAGTATAGCATTGAAAGAAGCAAATGAAACGGAATACTGGCTCGTTTTGCTAAAAGAAAGTGATTATATTTCTGAAGAATCTTTCTGCTCCATTCACACCGATTGCGTTGAACTAATCAAGCTTTTAGTCAGCATCATCAAATCATCCAAAAACAGTGAAAGCTAA
- the thiC gene encoding phosphomethylpyrimidine synthase ThiC, whose product MEQKIKFQRSEKVYMPGKLFPEIRVAMRRVEQVPSTHFKGDEKIITPNPKVYIYDTSGAFSDPAITVDLKKGLPRLRESWILKRGDVEQLPEITSEYGRMRRDDKSLDHLRFEHIALPYRAKKGEAITQMAYAKRGIITPEMEYVAIRENMNCEELGIETYITPEFVRKEIAEGRAVLPANINHPEAEPMIIGRNFLVKINTNLGNSATTSGIDEEVEKAVWSCKWGGDTLMDLSTGENIHETREWIIRNCPVPVGTVPIYQALEKVNGKAEDLSWELYRDTLIEQCEQGVDYFTIHAGIRRQNIHLADKRLCGIVSRGGSIMSKWCLMHDRESFLYEHFDDICDILAQYDVAISLGDGLRPGSIHDANDEAQFAELDTMGELVVRAWEKNVQAFIEGPGHVPMHKIKENMERQIEKCHDAPFYTLGPLVTDIAPGYDHITSAIGAAQIGWLGTAMLCYVTPKEHLALPDKEDVRVGVVTYKIAAHAADLAKGHPGAQVRDNALSKARYEFRWKDQFDLSLDPERAFSYFHAGRHTDGEYCTMCGPNFCAMRLSREIIKN is encoded by the coding sequence ATGGAACAGAAAATCAAATTCCAACGCTCCGAGAAAGTGTATATGCCCGGCAAACTGTTTCCCGAAATACGGGTTGCCATGCGCAGAGTCGAACAAGTGCCCAGCACCCATTTCAAGGGGGATGAAAAGATCATCACACCTAATCCGAAGGTGTATATTTATGACACAAGCGGAGCTTTCAGCGATCCGGCTATCACCGTAGACCTCAAAAAAGGACTCCCGCGTCTGCGCGAATCATGGATTCTGAAACGCGGAGATGTGGAACAGCTTCCCGAAATCACTTCCGAATATGGACGGATGCGTCGGGATGACAAGAGCCTGGATCATCTTCGTTTTGAACACATCGCCCTGCCTTACCGTGCAAAAAAGGGAGAAGCCATCACGCAGATGGCCTATGCCAAACGGGGTATAATCACACCGGAGATGGAATACGTCGCCATCCGTGAGAACATGAATTGTGAGGAGTTGGGCATAGAGACGTACATTACTCCCGAATTTGTACGTAAAGAAATAGCTGAAGGACGTGCCGTGTTGCCCGCCAACATCAACCATCCCGAAGCCGAACCGATGATAATCGGGCGCAATTTCCTGGTGAAAATCAATACGAACCTTGGGAACTCGGCCACCACATCGGGTATTGACGAGGAGGTGGAGAAAGCGGTATGGAGTTGCAAATGGGGAGGCGACACGCTGATGGATCTTTCAACCGGTGAAAACATACATGAGACACGCGAATGGATCATCCGCAATTGTCCCGTTCCGGTGGGTACCGTACCGATTTATCAGGCATTGGAGAAAGTAAACGGAAAGGCGGAAGACCTCTCCTGGGAACTCTATCGCGACACGCTCATCGAACAGTGCGAACAAGGAGTGGATTATTTCACCATCCACGCTGGCATACGCCGCCAGAACATACATCTGGCAGACAAACGCCTTTGCGGCATCGTTTCACGCGGAGGAAGCATCATGAGCAAATGGTGTCTGATGCACGACCGCGAAAGTTTCCTCTACGAACATTTCGATGACATCTGCGACATACTGGCTCAATACGACGTAGCCATTTCATTGGGTGACGGGCTTCGTCCGGGATCTATCCATGATGCCAATGACGAGGCTCAGTTTGCCGAACTCGACACGATGGGCGAACTGGTTGTCCGCGCCTGGGAGAAAAATGTGCAAGCCTTCATTGAAGGCCCGGGTCATGTGCCTATGCACAAGATAAAAGAAAATATGGAACGGCAGATCGAGAAATGCCACGATGCTCCCTTCTATACGCTTGGCCCGTTGGTAACGGATATTGCCCCGGGCTACGATCACATCACTTCGGCCATCGGTGCAGCGCAAATCGGCTGGTTGGGTACGGCCATGCTCTGTTACGTCACTCCCAAAGAACACTTGGCTCTCCCCGATAAAGAGGATGTTCGTGTAGGAGTAGTGACCTACAAGATAGCTGCCCATGCAGCCGACCTCGCCAAAGGGCATCCCGGGGCACAAGTACGGGACAATGCCTTGAGCAAAGCCCGCTACGAGTTCCGTTGGAAAGACCAGTTCGACCTTTCCCTCGATCCCGAACGTGCTTTCTCCTATTTCCATGCCGGACGGCATACGGATGGGGAGTACTGTACGATGTGCGGCCCTAATTTCTGCGCCATGCGCTTGAGCAGGGAAATAATTAAAAATTAA
- a CDS encoding RluA family pseudouridine synthase, producing the protein MAKEKKPRRTVAEKAKAQYTGYQVKEPMELMEFLAAKMPDASRTKLKSLLSKRVVYVDKVITTQFNFPLKPGMKVEISKDKGRKEFSNRLLKIVYEDPYIIVVEKKEGLLSVNTDRQKERTAYSILNEYVQRSAKQKRVHIVHRLDRDTSGLMMFAKDEKTQKTLRDKWHDIVTDRRYVAVVTGEMEKDNGTMVSWLTDRTLYVSSSKFDDGGSKSITHYHTIKRANGYSLMELDLETGRKNQIRVHMQDLGHPIIGDGRYGGEDTPNPIGRLALHAFKLCFYHPITNELMEFETPYPANFKKLFLKQ; encoded by the coding sequence ATGGCTAAAGAAAAGAAACCCAGGAGGACTGTGGCTGAGAAAGCCAAAGCGCAATATACAGGATATCAGGTAAAGGAACCGATGGAACTAATGGAGTTCCTTGCGGCCAAAATGCCTGATGCCAGCCGGACAAAGTTGAAATCATTGCTGAGTAAGCGGGTCGTTTACGTAGACAAGGTGATTACCACCCAATTCAATTTCCCTTTAAAACCGGGAATGAAGGTTGAAATCAGTAAGGACAAAGGACGGAAAGAGTTCAGCAACCGTTTACTGAAAATCGTTTATGAAGATCCCTATATCATTGTCGTAGAGAAAAAAGAAGGATTACTTTCCGTAAATACGGATCGGCAGAAGGAACGCACTGCCTATTCCATCCTGAATGAATATGTGCAACGCTCGGCAAAACAAAAACGGGTGCATATTGTACACCGCCTCGACAGAGATACTTCAGGCTTGATGATGTTTGCCAAGGACGAAAAGACGCAAAAAACACTGCGCGACAAATGGCATGACATCGTTACCGACCGGCGTTATGTGGCAGTGGTAACAGGGGAAATGGAAAAAGACAATGGCACGATGGTGTCATGGCTGACGGATCGTACACTCTATGTAAGTTCCAGTAAATTTGATGACGGCGGATCGAAATCCATCACCCACTACCATACGATCAAACGGGCTAACGGCTATTCATTGATGGAACTCGACCTGGAAACAGGACGTAAGAACCAGATTCGCGTACATATGCAGGACTTAGGTCATCCGATAATCGGTGACGGACGTTATGGCGGAGAGGATACGCCTAACCCTATCGGGCGTCTGGCTCTACACGCCTTCAAACTATGTTTCTATCATCCCATCACGAATGAATTGATGGAGTTTGAAACACCTTATCCAGCAAATTTCAAAAAGCTCTTTCTGAAGCAATAG
- a CDS encoding HesA/MoeB/ThiF family protein, which produces MRYDRQILLPEIGEEGQEKLKAAKVLIVGVGGLGSPIALYLAGAGVGTIGLVDDDVVSISNLQRQVLYSEEELGDFKAVCAAMRLTALNSEIKINSCPGRLSKENAQELINAYDIIVDGCDNFVTRYLINDSCMALGKPYVYGAISGFEGQVSVFNYGDNPKNYRDLYPDEEEMLRLPPPSKGVMGVTPAITGSVQATEVLKIICGFGEVLAGKLWTIDLRTWQSNIFSL; this is translated from the coding sequence ATGAGATATGACAGACAAATCCTTCTTCCCGAAATAGGCGAAGAAGGACAGGAAAAGTTGAAAGCAGCGAAAGTGCTGATAGTGGGCGTGGGAGGATTAGGTTCTCCCATCGCCCTTTATCTGGCTGGTGCGGGGGTAGGAACAATCGGGCTGGTAGATGATGACGTGGTGAGCATCAGCAACCTTCAACGACAGGTACTCTACAGCGAGGAGGAGTTGGGAGACTTTAAAGCCGTGTGTGCAGCCATGCGTCTGACGGCACTCAATAGCGAAATAAAAATTAACTCTTGCCCGGGGAGACTAAGTAAAGAAAATGCACAGGAACTTATAAATGCCTACGACATAATCGTTGACGGTTGTGATAACTTTGTAACGCGATACCTCATCAATGATAGTTGCATGGCACTGGGAAAGCCGTATGTATACGGAGCTATCAGCGGGTTTGAAGGACAAGTTTCGGTATTCAACTATGGAGACAATCCTAAGAATTACCGTGACCTCTATCCGGACGAAGAGGAAATGTTGCGGTTGCCCCCTCCTTCAAAAGGGGTAATGGGAGTAACGCCTGCCATCACCGGAAGTGTTCAGGCAACGGAAGTTTTAAAAATTATTTGTGGTTTCGGAGAGGTTTTAGCAGGCAAACTATGGACAATTGACCTTCGAACCTGGCAATCTAACATATTTTCACTATAA
- the rlmD gene encoding 23S rRNA (uracil(1939)-C(5))-methyltransferase RlmD — translation MARKRKELPLLEKVTITDVAAEGKAIAKVNDLVVFVPYVVPGDVVDLQIKRKKNKYAEAEAVKFHELSPLRAVPFCQHYGVCGGCKWQVLPYAEQIRHKQKQVEDNLKRIGKIELPETSPILGSAKTEFYRNKLEFTFSNKRWLTAEEVKQDVKYDQMNAVGFHIPGAFDKVLAIEKCWLQDDISNRIRNAIRDYAYEHNYSFINLRTQEGMLRNMIVRTSSTGELMVILICKIVEEQEMVLFKQLLQYVADTFPEITSLLYIINNKCNDTINDLDVQVFKGTDHIFEKMEGLKFKIGPKSFYQTNSEQAYNLYKIARQFAGLTGNELVYDLYTGTGTIANFVAAQARQVIGIEYVPEAIEDAKVNAEINGIDNTLFFAGDMKDILTQDFINQYGRPDVIITDPPRAGMHQDVVDVILFAEPKRIVYVSCNPATQARDLQLLDTKYRVKAVQPVDMFPHTHHVENVVLLELR, via the coding sequence GTGGCAAGAAAGAGAAAAGAGCTTCCCCTACTGGAGAAGGTAACAATTACGGATGTGGCTGCCGAGGGAAAAGCCATCGCAAAAGTAAACGACCTGGTAGTTTTTGTTCCTTATGTTGTACCGGGGGATGTCGTAGACCTGCAAATCAAGCGTAAAAAAAACAAGTATGCCGAGGCTGAAGCGGTGAAGTTTCATGAACTATCTCCGCTGCGTGCCGTTCCTTTCTGCCAACATTACGGTGTATGCGGGGGATGCAAATGGCAGGTATTACCCTATGCCGAACAAATCAGGCATAAACAGAAACAAGTGGAAGACAATCTGAAACGTATCGGTAAAATAGAACTTCCTGAAACCTCCCCTATCCTGGGTTCGGCTAAAACAGAGTTCTACCGGAACAAACTTGAGTTTACTTTTTCCAATAAGCGTTGGCTGACAGCCGAAGAGGTGAAACAGGATGTGAAATACGACCAGATGAACGCAGTAGGGTTTCATATCCCCGGTGCTTTCGACAAAGTGCTGGCAATTGAGAAATGCTGGTTGCAGGATGACATATCCAACCGGATCAGGAATGCGATACGCGACTATGCTTACGAACATAATTATTCGTTCATCAACCTGCGCACACAGGAGGGAATGCTCCGTAACATGATTGTCCGCACGTCTTCTACGGGCGAATTGATGGTCATACTCATCTGCAAAATCGTAGAGGAACAAGAAATGGTTCTCTTTAAGCAATTACTGCAATATGTGGCGGACACTTTCCCGGAGATAACTTCTCTCTTATACATTATAAATAATAAGTGCAACGATACGATCAATGACCTGGACGTACAAGTGTTTAAAGGCACCGACCACATCTTCGAGAAGATGGAAGGACTGAAATTTAAGATAGGCCCTAAATCATTCTATCAGACAAACTCTGAGCAAGCATACAATCTATATAAAATTGCCCGACAATTTGCAGGACTGACGGGGAACGAACTCGTGTACGATCTTTATACCGGTACGGGAACCATCGCAAACTTCGTAGCCGCACAGGCACGTCAGGTCATAGGTATCGAATATGTACCGGAAGCCATTGAAGATGCCAAAGTAAACGCTGAGATCAATGGTATCGATAATACTTTGTTCTTTGCAGGAGACATGAAGGATATATTAACTCAGGATTTTATCAACCAATACGGTCGTCCGGATGTTATCATTACCGATCCACCACGCGCTGGGATGCATCAGGATGTAGTAGACGTAATCTTGTTTGCAGAACCGAAACGTATCGTTTATGTAAGTTGCAACCCCGCCACACAGGCACGCGACTTGCAGCTACTCGATACGAAATACAGGGTAAAAGCCGTACAACCGGTAGATATGTTTCCCCATACGCACCACGTGGAGAATGTAGTATTGCTTGAACTGAGATAA